In Equus przewalskii isolate Varuska chromosome 6, EquPr2, whole genome shotgun sequence, one DNA window encodes the following:
- the CCDC89 gene encoding coiled-coil domain-containing protein 89 produces MPQEEKALQMDTPPSEEPLDKQNEKLENQEEEMEFKELDGLREALANLRGLSEEEKSEKALLCSRIQEQSQLICILKRRSDKALERCQILEMLNTELEEKRMLEAQKLKAKKEHAQKLEERFMTLAANHELMIRFKDEHKSQNVKLREENEKLRLENDNLFSQALKDQEAKVLQLTARSEVLAKELETLKQRCAQDACQAQAREKELLELQNQQAQAHTKETEQLRSQLQSLKQQHQQAMEQMAKAELEHSSLNQELQAKLQTVTREKEELLQLSMERGKVLQNKQAEIRQLEEKLEMADAARRHALERFEQEAVAVDSNLRVRELQRRVDGIQKAYDELRLQSEAFKKHSLDLLSKERELNAKLRHLFP; encoded by the coding sequence ATGCCCCAGGAAGAGAAGGCCCTCCAGATGGACACCCCACCCTCTGAAGAACCCTTAGATAAGCAAAACGAAAAACTGGAAAACCAGGAAGAGGAGATGGAGTTTAAGGAACTGGACGGTCTGAGGGAAGCCTTGGCAAACCTCCGGGGACTGTCTGAGGAGGAGAAGAGTGAGAAGGCGTTGCTTTGCTCCCGCATCCAGGAGCAGTCCCAGCTCATCTGCATCCTGAAGCGGAGGTCAGACAAGGCCTTGGAACGCTGCCAGATCCTGGAGATGCTCAACACAgagctggaggagaagaggaTGCTGGAGGCCCAGAAGCTGAAGGCCAAGAAGGAGCATGCCCAGAAGCTGGAGGAACGCTTTATGACCCTGGCAGCTAACCACGAGTTGATGATCCGCTTCAAGGACGAACACAAGAGTCAGAACGTCAAGCTGAGAGAGGAGAACGAGAAGCTGAGGCTGGAGAATGACAACCTCTTCAGCCAGGCTCTGAAGGACCAGGAGGCCAAAGTATTGCAGCTCACTGCCCGGAGCGAGGTCCTCGCCAAGGAGCTGGAGACTCTGAAACAGAGGTGTGCTCAGGATGCCTGCCAGGCACAGGCCCGAGAGAAGGAGCTGCTGGAGCTGCAGAACCAGCAAGCCCAGGCCCACACCAAGGAGACAGAGCAGCTGCGCAGCCAGCTGCAGAGCCTcaagcagcagcaccagcaggcCATGGAGCAGATGGCAAAGGCTGAGCTGGAGCACAGCAGCCTGAACCAGGAGCTGCAGGCCAAGCTGCAGACCGTCACTCGTGAGAAAGAGGAGCTGCTGCAGCTGTCAATGGAGAGGGGCAAGGTGCTTCAGAACAAGCAAGCAGAGATCCGCCAGCTTGAGGAGAAGTTGGAGATGGCAGATGCGGCCAGGAGGCATGCGCTAGAGCGGTTTGAGCAAGAGGCAGTGGCTGTGGACAGTAATTTGAGAGTCCGGGAGCTTCAGCGCAGGGTAGATGGGATCCAGAAGGCCTACGATGAACTCAGGCTGCAGTCTGAAGCCTTCAAAAAGCACAGCCTGGATCTTTTAAGCAAGGAGAGAGAACTCAATGCCAAACTCCGCCATCTCTTTCCGTAA